GTGCAAAGGAAAATACTGCATCTGCGGGACCGCAAATGTAGAcaagggatcgcagaagcgaagctagtcgcagaagcgagggagttcttcgcatctgcgaaagcgcagatgcggtcacgtgcatcgcaggtgcgaaagcactgaccagATTATATAACAGAGGGGTTccaacatttttgtcattttggacatttttaacacgattttgggcgatttttcagagagaattcacggagaaacttaaggtaagtccctcgtgatcatttctactccataatattgaattatcatcgaataatccgactagattacatatttttgaggtgtaaatcggagatttgaacttagggatttgaaaataagatttgaagatttggaggtcgagttgaagtcggattttagtcattttagtatggttagactcgtggttgaatgggcgttcatatttcataatatttgccggattccgagacgtgagccccacatgcgatttttgagttaatttcggatttttattgaaaagtgtagtattttcttatggaattaattctataatttttgttgactgtatcgaattaattatgactagattcgagtcgattgaagtcgaaaaatcgaggaaaaggcatactacttgattaaattggagcaagtcgaggtaagtgacttgtctaaccttgtgtggaaaaaatttcccctaggattggtattgctgtgataattgtaatgtgatgaaagtcgtgtatacgaggtgacgagtgtgtacacgggctaaatgtgaaagattatgtttttaaattgtgtagatcaatgttgcatattaattaaattattaaatcttgttatattctccatcattgatctgatttatatactttaaatttgcttgaccttctcctgctaattgtttttacctgtttagctgaaacttggtttcttttattctgtgcattatttgaaggtggaatttctttaatttaaatattattaatatgaattatttgatattttatatttggaactgaggcaacgtattaaaattttgtaaatattattttgctgagttatttattcccgaatattttgtgagattttgtactcattgtgattgagccgtgagctccatGTTGTGGAAAAattattgatgttgtttattttggcaaattaaattatttgggcacttgaggtgcaaattgtgatatattgtgatattgatacgtatgcggtggtataagatgtgggtgttaaaacgcatgcggtgagataagggtggcttgatacgcttggctagtaggggaactactagaagtcatgcggcgtgacaagggtggctaaaacgcgggatgctattttgggaaaaatatttttctttaaaattaaatgtgaaggatcccgcggtgatataaggaaatgagatattgtgaatttatttatgatttgggactacgagggggtaactcgggagtgcccttgttgatattgatttatggccgcagttgcctttgattattgttgtgattttcttaaagttaaaaaagaattctgttttgtttccacgaggtattatttgccattattttacgtagttaattggtgacatactacttacttgattcatttccattgtcattttatttttattatattgttaaacatttaaCCTTGTCTTTTATTATACTAGTAGGGCttggcctgacctcgtcactactctaccaaggttaggattggcacttactgggtactgttgtagtgtactcatactacgcttctgcacatctttttgtgcagatccaggtacatcctaccagtccaTACATTAGTaagctacctgtgtacggagatttcaaggtatatttgccagcgtccgcaaactccggagtcctcttctatgattattatgttgcttccttatttttcttagaccctgatatatatagaaacattgaggataaattcttagaagcttgtgacttatttctaccgggttttgggagttgtaattatgtgaatttgaagattatttatttcagatttctattgttattccgcattgataggcttacctagttttagagattaggtgccatcacgacatcctacggagggaatttggggtcgtgacaaccagTTTGCAAACCAGATACATAAACTTACAGTTTTTCATGTGAACACTCCAACGTGACGGAATAAATACTAATAAATACATCCTGTAGAGTGTGTATATCAATTGTGTTGACATGTACAACACATCATATGTTAGACTATTTATTACTTGATATGTATTATTTGTGGGTCTCATTTTAAATACTAAATCAGCAAAAAAGAAGTTACAAAtgcaaaaaagaaataaaaccTACTACTACTTTGAAGGTGTTTGACatgaactcattatatttttaaaattaaacctattatttttttatagttttagtaaatttttatatataaaattatatttcgtGTTAAAAATACCGAGTTCAATTAACTCGATGCTGTAACTCTATATCCGCCTCTGCCACTGGCGGCTAATGCAGGAGAAACCAAAAAACGAAAAAGAAAAAGGGTGGCGGCCAGGCAGTAGGGCAAATATATTGTTCGTTTTTTCATGATGAAGGATTTGGTCATATAATGCAAATAAATACAGCGCTATGTACATGCATAGTATTACTTGACATTGTTGAAGTCGAAATTTCCCTCTTATTTTCTATTGGCGAAAAACATACTTAAATTAGCAATATCAGTCAAATGGAACTGATAAGAAAAAAGGAACACGCCTCTACCAATGATTAATGACTGGTTGAAGCTAGAGGGAACGAATTATGCGACGACAGCACTGGCGTCAGCAAAAAGGTTGGACAAAAAAAGGAAAGCCAGTGGGGCAGAGGCGGATCAACGGTTGAAATTCAAAAATTGTCAGATTTATAAATGATAATCGAAAAAtagtcacaatttcaaaagtaatcgaaatttatctatttttcatgtaaagataaatatgaacgaaaatactgttcaaaatttgaaaaatattccagcataatatactggacttccaacataatatactgaaatttcagtataatatattgctccagcataatatgttggaagttcgtACACAGGTGATTCAATCTCAAGTATATTGTGTTGGAACTTTTCGTGTGTTGgaggaagttcatacacatgtgcaccaatctccagtatattatgctggaacttttcgtgctGTAGCAAAATAATGGTtgtttttcaatgactttgcaaacgctgactattttttaattaccgatccgaaaactggctaacccgtgctatttttacggaTGCAACGTATTGTTGCCGGGTTCATCTGAACTCGATGACCCCAATACTTTTGGCACACAACATAATTTATGtgtaaaattcatcaaaattatAATAAGTAGTCGAtgtaaacccataatttttaaaaatatcatGAGTTTAATgttaattataaatttaaattgaGAATTTGCCTTTGCCGTGGGTCCTCATTGATGACGTGACTAATACCTACTATTGTAATTTCTTGGAAAAGTAAAAATTAAGGAGAGGTAGGAGAAGCAAAAAAGAGTACAACTATTTGCTTCATATGGTAGTTCCCTGCTTCCGATTCTAATaccaaaaaataaatattgaagCTGGCAAACGAATTGGTAACCAAAGCTTAAACGAATtcactatttatcatttaatttctcATACCTGATATAGCATTTCTAGTGCACCGCCATCGTCAGCTCCAAAAGCTCATTAGTAACATATACGTAAGCGTAATGCATGCGTTTTTGTGCATTTATTTCATCTCTTCAACTGCTTCCCTTATTTGTCTCGTTTCAGAAACTACAGTCACCTCCTTTCCACTTGTCGTATATAGAGTATATCATTTCTTCTCCCCTCCCATATCCCTCTTCTACCCCTCCGTCGCTACCTAAATTGAACACTGAAAGAAAGGGAAAGAGGACAGTTGATGTTTTTGATTCACAAATATTGTCCAAAGAATCTCGAGGTTGCTTTTCAAAATCGAATATTTTTTCCTTGTGTCTATTAAAATTTGCCTAATTATACCACCCATTCAGCACTAGTTGGTTTCTTTTATCTTATTACTACGAAAAGGCGGCGACTTTACTGTTTCATTGCATTGCCTTTTTGACGTTTCTTTTCATTTTCACATGTGCCGTGCTAACTTTTGCTTTCTGTCCTGTTTTTTAATTCATCCTCACATGTTTTATATATCTTTTgccttttgttttgattttttttttctggtGTGAATAGAATTGAGGTTCAATTGAAATACTCTGCCCGtaatttcacaattttccaacaaGAGATGGGGCTTTTGGATCTCTTCATCGCTGCATCAATGCCGGTCCTTAAAGTGCTTTTGATTACGGCACTTGGATTAGTACTTGCTCTGGATCGTATCGACTTATTGGGAGAAGATGCAAGAAAACATTTGAATAATGTGAGCTTATACTTTTTTTTGGCTTTCGCTATTCATTAATTCTTACTAAATGAGTATTTCAACTATTCTTTGTCCCCCAATTCAAGGTAGAAGATGATTGATTGACTGCTTATGTTTCTTTACTGACTTGACCAGCTTAATATGGACTCACGTGACTAGGGAAAATGCTCTTCCATTTTTATGGTTTGATTGATTATGTCTCAAGCTACATTTGTCGTTTCACTTAAATCTTGAAACTTGGGGTTCACTCCTCTAGCAACATAAGGAAACAATATGGGGTAACCGTACGTGGTGTTTCAAAGTAGTTAATTGCATTGGATAATTTTAGTACTGGCTGCAGTATTATTGACACAATCTTCATTTGGCGCGCCTTTGTTCTTTTTTGAAGGATAAACACTTTGTCGTTTATTTTTAACTTAATATACTCCCTTTTCATAAATCTTTAGTCTTGCATCTACATTTTTTTGGTTGAACCATGCATAACATCCGAGGCTTTTAGTAATTTCTTGCTGGTTTCTAAATTTTAACTCGCTGAAACTGCAGTTGATTAATAACTGAATGTTGTTGGTGATATCTTCATGTTAACTGTTGATAACTTATTGCACATCACATAGATAGAGAAAGTTTGATTTATTGGACTTAAGCGAAGCTAAAATATTTTAATGTGGGCTGAGATTTTGGTGAATAGCATAGCCTAGAATTACTCTGGAACGTTTCATTTTGATTTGTCTAAAGTAGTAGAATATGCATGTTAATGAGGATTCCAAGGACTTTGATTAGGAAAGTATCTGAACAATTTTAGATAGAGAAAGTTCATTGAAGTTACAAGGTCTGGAATCTGCAGTGTTTAACTTATAGAACAATAATTTAAAGAGTTCCAGAAGTAGTTATAACTTTTTAGTGTACTCTGACAGGATGAAATACTTCTAAGAAAAAGCACTGTGCAAAAAATGGGACAACTATAGCTTTTGTTACAGAGGCTCCAAATGTTCTCACTGATTGCACCAACTACATCAATATCTGCAAGTTCATAGGTAGAAGTGGGTCTTgtgttatttgttcattgtatCAAATCGTAGACTATCTAAACTACCATTTACCTTTTCTCAATCGACTGTCTAAGTGAAACCTTAGCCCAGATGGTAAGTGTCTTCtattactttttctttttgttaatgAGGTAGCATTCATATGGTGTGCTAATTTGTTTTGTAATGCTGATGCACCTCCTGCAAGCAGATCGTCTTTTTTGTATTCAATCCAGCCCTTGTCTCCAGCAACTTAGCCAAAACAATCACATCTGAAAGCATGAAAAAATTGTGAGTTCTCATGTCCATTTAATTCACTTAACACTCTGTGCTTCAAAAAGTCTCTCCTATTCACTCTGTCACAATTGTAGGTGGTTCATGCCTTTGAATATCCTCTTCACCTTTATTATTGGTTCAATTCTTGGTTGGGCAGTCATTCAAATTACAAGGCCTCCTCAACATCTACGTGGACTGGTTGTTGGCTGTTGTGCTGCAGGTATGTAGACCAGCAAGAACCTCAGTGATGAAGATCTCAAATCCATTCGAAGTTATGAGAATCTCTTTTGTACTGTATCAACTCAATTGATATCAATTTCCTCATCAAGgttaaagtaaatatacaacataGTATGACTAGCCTAATGATGCTGCCACTCTGCAATTCAGATAAGAATAAGTCTCTCGAGATCTTATATGAATTGCTCTGTCTAAAAGGTGTGTTGGTTGGAGAGTTTGCTTTGGAAGTGATACCATTTTACCTTTTTAAGTAGAGAAAGGAATTGGAGATCATTCAAATTTCACCAGAGAGATGTTGGTGATGGAAGGCCAAGCAAATCGATTATGTTTCACATACCTGTAGAACCAACGTGATAGGCAAAATAACTTTACCTCGAATCGAGACAGTAGGTAGATTATAGATGTCCCTGGTTCCTGTGCAATATATAATGTAGGTAGATTTTTTCTTTAGGTAAAAGCACATTTTGAGTCCTGGTGAAATGAGAAATATTCAACAAAAGGAAGTTAATCTGTATGCCTATAAAAGTGTTCCTGGTCGTTGTGTTGATCTATTGGTGCATTTCAATGCTTTCTTCTGTTCAGATCATAATCTGAGTATTTAAAAAAAAGGAAACGGCCAGGAGGTGTTAATGGATTTTATAGGACATGCATAAGAACTTTCGAGTATCCCAGAACTAAAATTGAGACAAAGGAAGAAATCAACTAGCTTATTTCAAGTAACAAGTAATTCTTGTAGAAATAGGATGAATAAAAGATGCAACAGAGCTCTCTTGCACGATGAGTAGTATCCAAGTTATCAAAAATAATGATTTTTCCTTTTCACGGACAGGAAACTTGGGCAACATGCTTCTCATTATCATTCCAGCCGTTTGTAAAGAGAAAGGGAGCCCTTTCGGGGATCCTGGTGTTTGTCACACATATGGAATGGGCTATGCTTCGCTTTCGATGGCGGTATGTGTCTCTTAACTACTTTTGTTGGTTTCACAAGGATTTTATTGCATGATTGGAAGGGTATCCAACATTAAAATGATGACCATAATAATTCCCTTTTTGGCATGCGAGGAAAATCTAATGCTTTCCCGGTGACTGTTCTTTTTCAGGTAGGGGCGATTTACCTGTGGTCTTATGTTTATAATATCGTGAGAATATCGTCAAGTAAGAGCTCAAAGGAAGTTGAGATTAATGATTCCTCCGCCAGTAGATCTCCGAGAGAAAGCTCTATATCGCAACTTGGGACATCAACAGAATCACTACTTCCATCGAAGGCCTTCAATGGATCCGAGTCCCCACCTGAACAGCTTGAGCTGCCTTCCACTAGATTTGATCACAAAACTCAGGTTAATTATTGATCCACATTTCAATCTAGGATGCTCCAAGCTATACAGCAATTGAAGTCCTTTTCCACTCCTTCCCCCCACCCCACAGACGCAGGAAAAAACtactccctccgtcccaatttatgtaaTGATGTTTGAcggggcacgaagtttaagaaacaaaaaaaatacttttggaacTTGTGGTCTAAAATAAGTATATTTGTGTGTGGCTATGGATCATTAATAGTAAAATGGGAAGTTTAAAGTTAGATTGTTTCTAAAAtcgaaatgtgtcattctttctggacaaactaaaaaggaagtaccatcacataaattgggatggaGGGGAGTAATTAGCAAGTGAGAGGAAAGATGTTACATAGGAAAACTGAGCTGATGCATATGAATAACATGAAAGAGAGGCCCTCTAGGACTGGTAAATGGAGAGGGTGAGATAGGGTTAACCTTATAGCCAGAAATTGTTGTGAAGGAGTCATCACATGAGCTTTAACACATTACGTTATGCAACATTAATGTTCTGCTTTCTTCTGAGATTACGCTGCGTTTCTGCTGAGATTACGCTGTACTAGGTAACCTCGGTTTTGAGTTTTAGGTGATTCACTCTGGTTTCATGTTTGATTAGTTGTGTTCTAAGAATGGATTCCAGCTGAATTTCACTTTCACACATATCCATTCAAGATTTCACTTATTTTGTGTTAAAAGTTATCACATCAATTTGCTCGATGTTAAATTTTCGCAAGACATGAAGATGCTCTCTATTTATGCACcgtttttaattttctttctctaagttaataaacacaattatgcATCAAATTTTATATTGGTGTTTGAATTTTGTTAACAGATGCAGCCTGGGACTAAATTTAAGCAGTACATGGAGATTATTTCGAGAAAGATCAACCTGAAGAGGTTATTAGCCCCTTCTACCACTGGAGCGGTACAATTCTATTGTTATTCCTTTTTCTGAACTTGTTTGTATTGCACAATTCTCCTAATTCTACTTTAGCGCTTCTAATACGTTAGGCTAAAAGGAAGATATGCTGAAACTCTTTCGTCATGCAGTTGCTATTTATCAATGACATAAAACCTCAAACCTATTTTTTAAGGAGTAATAGCAAGGCACGTCTTAAACCTGTCCACCCTGAAAAATGGCTTTCTTAATTTTTTCTGTCCTTAAGGAATTCTTCTTATGAGAGGTTGTATATTAGCAACCATTAATGCTAGTTCTTTGTTTGTAATTCGTAGGGTGGTTTCCAATGTGTTCTAGGTTCTAAAAATCTCTAATTATGATAGGCATCTGTAGCAGCATGAGCATGCATACACCTCATTGGAGTAGTTCATTGATATCATCTGTCAATACGTGGTTCAGAAACCACAATGAGATTCATGAATTTAGGTTAAGGCTTttcttttgttttccttttttgggGATAAGCAGCCTACTTTATTTTAGCATTTTATAGATCCTCTAGATCTTAGCAGTCACAGTATCTATTTGCTGAATAACTTCGCAAATTTGTGGGCTCGCTCTTCAACTGTGCACCAGTTCACTGACCAGTGGTCAATTTTTTTACAGCTTGCAGGTTTTATAGTTGGACTAATACCTCAGATAAGAAAGCTGATGATTGGTGATGTAGCACCTCTTCATGTGATCGAAGATACAGCTATTTTACTTGGGTATGACACATCTCCTAGTCTCTTTGAATAGACCACAACATTTGGTTCGTTTTTTGAGAATAATGAAGAAATAAACTGCTATATCTTGAGAGCACCTTTATGCGATGCAATGGCTTTAGAATGTCCTTACTCCTCACGCAGAGCCATATATATATGGTTTCTAGCTGCAGATAGTCGTGGAAACAACTTCTTGCAGAAATGTAAGGTAaaactgcgtacaatagacccttgtgatcCAGCCCTTCCCTGAACCCCGCGcttagcgggagcttagtgcaccgggctgccctagCTGCAGATAGTAAAGTATACTGATATGTCACAAGATCATATTTTAGCGAATGGCGACATTAGATTGGAGTAGTCTGCAGTTGCTAGCTAGTATCTAATACTATATGTGTCTACCAAGTTGTCAAAACTTGTGCTGCTTGATCGCGCACCGAGTGTGTAGCATCTTAGACTTATTCAAATGATTGCAGGGATGGAGCCATCCCACTTCTAACGCTGATCATGGGAGGTAACCTTTTGAAGGGTTTGACGGGTTCAGGAATTCAGAAATCCCTGCTGGTTGGCATTATTGGTGTCAGATATATTGCCCTGCCTCTGATAGGTATTGCTGTAGTCAAAGGAGCTATTCACTTGGGCTTGGTGCAACATGATCCGTTATATCAATTTGTTCTTCTACTTCAATTTGCACTTCCACCAGCAATGAATATTGGTAAGTCAATTCAACTATGTTCAGCTCTTGTTGAAAATTTCTACTTGTTTATCTGTcctattgatttcatgtttcttAACTTTTTTGCCTGACCACAGTTTCAGAAATTCAGAGATCCCTCTCTGTTAGCTCAGCAGCATTAAATAGACTCATATCTATTTTAAGAAATTGCTATTTCAAAGCTTTACACTATCATGATTCTCCCAGTTAGGCACTTGCAAATTGTTATTTCAAATATGAATGCTACATACAAAGGTTCTATATGGGATGACACAGTTTCTTGTTTCACTTGGCAGGAACCATAACACAGTTATTTGGAGCTGGTGAGAGCGAGTGTTCAGTAATTATGTTTTGGGCTTATGCATTGGCTTCAGTATCACTTACTCTGTGGACTACATTCTTCATGTGGCTTGTAGCTTGACTTCATTTTTATATCAGACCTATTCAAGTTTACATGGCATGTGCAATGTTCTATTTTGTCGAAATCACAGACTCATAACAAACCAAAATTCGCAAAAACTGGAATTTAAAGTTATAACCATGTTTTCGTTGTCATATAGTCATAATAACACTATTGGAGTAGAGAAGACATTCTTGTACTGTGGCTCTAATATTGCAGTTGCTTTCAGCAGAACAAGGCACTATTAGAGATAATCaaagaagggaaaaaaaaaaaaaagcagggACGGAGATACTTAAACTTTGGAGATAATATGCAGCTAAAACACTTCAAGCAATTCGATAGCAAAATCTATCATTCCACATAATTGTGCTACACTGATCCAATTGATATAGAAAGACAAAGTTTTTAGGTGAAGCTAGTCATACTAATTGATACTATTAAAAGATGCTTGAGAAAAGCAATAAAAGCTTGCGATGAGGGGTTAGATGGGTTTGTTGATCTCCGGTGATGAGAAATTTGCAATTTTTCAACAGATGGGTCATGAGCGGGACTTCAGAGAGGAGTTTTGTCCAAATCATCGAAATAGGGATGTTCCATAGCTTTCTTTGCTGAAATCCTCTTAGCTGGCTCATAATGCAACATCTCCTGCAAGCACATATGTTGCCAAACCATAAATCATGCGCTCATTCTAACAGGTTAGTTAAGCCAGAGAAGTCCTCAAAAAGTCAAACACTTACAGTTAGAAGGTGGAGCCCATCTTCATCTAGACCAGGGACAGCAGTTGAGAGTGGCTGGGGGTTCCATTGGGGGTATTCATGCCAGTTTACTAGCTTGCTCACCCCGGGCCAGAGTTCTTCATTAGGAGTACCTAGCAATCTGCAACCCAGTTACTGTCAAGATTAGAATAGTGGAACAGGTGAGGAAAAGAGCTCAAAGCAGGTGACTATTAGCTCCAAACCTGAAAATGTGAAGCAGTTGTTGCAGCTCAGAGTCTCCTGGGAAGAGGGCTTGTTTTGTGACCAGTTCAGCTGAGGTTAAAAGCAAACCACACTCCATGTTAGCATATTACACAACCCAAAAGGAAGAAAAGACCATTCGGAAGACAAAGGATGAACAGGAATTTTACCAAAGATACAACCAACAGACCACATGTCAACTGCTGTGGAGTAATGAGTAGCTCCAAGAAGAACCTCAGGGGCTCTATACCATAGGGTTAATATCTGAAGAAAAAGGAACACACAGTGATTTAAACAAGCCATACATAAATGATGAAAGCTGCTGCCGCAGAATAGCAAAAGTACCTCATGCGTGTACTTCTTGATGGGCAGAGTATAAGCTCTGCCAAGTCCAAAATCTGCTAATTTGAGCACATTCGTCTTACGGTCCATCAGAAGATTGTGTGGTTTCAGATCCCTGCAGCAACAAGTGTCGAACAATTAAAGAGGTGACTAACAAACCATGAAAATAGGCAttcttatgacttgtgtgtaaggTACAGCAGTGGTTTTACCTGTGTAACACGCCATGACCATGGCAGAAAGCAACTCCTTTGCACAGTTGGTACATCAAGCTCTATTTCAAAGAGAACAGACTTATCAATTACTTGTTAAATTGCAGAGTAATAAATGAGGCAGTAGTAGCATATCGCTCTAAACATTCGGACTACAAACCTTGACAGTTTTAGGGGGAATGTTTTCTCCATTTGCGCGGAAACTACGAATAAATTTCTTGACATCAGTATCCATGTACTCAAAGACCAAGTAGAGAACCGTCTTTCCTTCTTTGTTCTGGCCTTGTTTAACATCCATCAGTCTGATTTACAAGATAC
This region of Nicotiana tomentosiformis chromosome 4, ASM39032v3, whole genome shotgun sequence genomic DNA includes:
- the LOC104089054 gene encoding protein PIN-LIKES 3-like isoform X1 — protein: MGLLDLFIAASMPVLKVLLITALGLVLALDRIDLLGEDARKHLNNIVFFVFNPALVSSNLAKTITSESMKKLWFMPLNILFTFIIGSILGWAVIQITRPPQHLRGLVVGCCAAGNLGNMLLIIIPAVCKEKGSPFGDPGVCHTYGMGYASLSMAVGAIYLWSYVYNIVRISSSKSSKEVEINDSSASRSPRESSISQLGTSTESLLPSKAFNGSESPPEQLELPSTRFDHKTQMQPGTKFKQYMEIISRKINLKRLLAPSTTGALAGFIVGLIPQIRKLMIGDVAPLHVIEDTAILLGDGAIPLLTLIMGGNLLKGLTGSGIQKSLLVGIIGVRYIALPLIGIAVVKGAIHLGLVQHDPLYQFVLLLQFALPPAMNIGTITQLFGAGESECSVIMFWAYALASVSLTLWTTFFMWLVA
- the LOC104089054 gene encoding protein PIN-LIKES 1-like isoform X2, with the translated sequence MIVFFVFNPALVSSNLAKTITSESMKKLWFMPLNILFTFIIGSILGWAVIQITRPPQHLRGLVVGCCAAGNLGNMLLIIIPAVCKEKGSPFGDPGVCHTYGMGYASLSMAVGAIYLWSYVYNIVRISSSKSSKEVEINDSSASRSPRESSISQLGTSTESLLPSKAFNGSESPPEQLELPSTRFDHKTQMQPGTKFKQYMEIISRKINLKRLLAPSTTGALAGFIVGLIPQIRKLMIGDVAPLHVIEDTAILLGDGAIPLLTLIMGGNLLKGLTGSGIQKSLLVGIIGVRYIALPLIGIAVVKGAIHLGLVQHDPLYQFVLLLQFALPPAMNIGTITQLFGAGESECSVIMFWAYALASVSLTLWTTFFMWLVA
- the LOC104089054 gene encoding protein PIN-LIKES 1-like isoform X3 gives rise to the protein MKKLWFMPLNILFTFIIGSILGWAVIQITRPPQHLRGLVVGCCAAGNLGNMLLIIIPAVCKEKGSPFGDPGVCHTYGMGYASLSMAVGAIYLWSYVYNIVRISSSKSSKEVEINDSSASRSPRESSISQLGTSTESLLPSKAFNGSESPPEQLELPSTRFDHKTQMQPGTKFKQYMEIISRKINLKRLLAPSTTGALAGFIVGLIPQIRKLMIGDVAPLHVIEDTAILLGDGAIPLLTLIMGGNLLKGLTGSGIQKSLLVGIIGVRYIALPLIGIAVVKGAIHLGLVQHDPLYQFVLLLQFALPPAMNIGTITQLFGAGESECSVIMFWAYALASVSLTLWTTFFMWLVA
- the LOC104088978 gene encoding cell division control protein 2 homolog D, whose product is METVKKSASAMEAFEKLEKVGEGTYGKVYRARDRVTGKIVALKKTRLHEDEEGVPPTTLREISLLRMLSRDPHIVKLMDVKQGQNKEGKTVLYLVFEYMDTDVKKFIRSFRANGENIPPKTVKSLMYQLCKGVAFCHGHGVLHRDLKPHNLLMDRKTNVLKLADFGLGRAYTLPIKKYTHEILTLWYRAPEVLLGATHYSTAVDMWSVGCIFAELVTKQALFPGDSELQQLLHIFRLLGTPNEELWPGVSKLVNWHEYPQWNPQPLSTAVPGLDEDGLHLLTEMLHYEPAKRISAKKAMEHPYFDDLDKTPL